The genomic window CTGGGCTCCATGCGCGTCACCGAGCAGATCGATGCGCTCAACACCCTCGGCACCGATCCAATCAAGAAGCTCGTGACGCCCCGCGTCCTCGCGGCGCTGATCATGCTTCCGATTCTCACGATCATCAACGACTTGATCGGAATCATCGGCGGCAATATCATCGCGAAATTCATCGTCGATATCCCGAGCTCACTCTATTGGCGTACGGTCTGGGAACAGATCGCTTCGGACGGTTTCCTGTTGCGGTATATCCCAAATGATTTCGTGCAGGGGCTCTCCAAGCCTCTGGTCTTCGGCGGCATAATTTCGATTACTGCCTGCTATTTCGGTCTCGGTACTACTGGCGGCACCGAAGGCGTCGGCCAGAGTACGACGCGCACCGTCGTCACGTCGAGCATCCTGATTCTCATCGTCGACTATTTCCTCACGCAGTTGCTGCTTTCCGTGCTCGCGACCTCATGAACGACCGAGACGAGAGCCGCGGCTCTACGGAAGTCGACGATGCGCCGGCCGCGCCCGAGCGACGGGAGACGGATCGCAAGAGTCAGGCGGTCCGCCGCGCAATTCGCTCCGAGCTCGAGAGCGATGCGGATGCGGGCGGCCAGCGAGAAGAGCGCACCGTCGCGCTCGAATCGGTCGTCGAGGTGAGCCATGTCTACCTGTCGTTCGACGTGCCGATTCTCGAGGACGTCAGCTTCACCGCGCACGAAGGCGAAACCGTCGCCATCGTCGGCGAATCGGGGACGGGGAAGTCCACCATCCTCAAGCTGCTGCTTCGGCTGCTCGTGCCGGATCGCGGAATGGTCTGCATCGACGATGAGGACATCACGGATCTCTCCTTCGAGGACGCGCTCAAGGTGCGTCAGAAGATGGGGATGGTCTTCCAAGGGGCTGCGCTCTTCGACTCGATGACGGTCTTCGAGAACGTCGCCTATCCGCTGCGCGAGCACACGAAGATGAGTGAAGACGAAATCGAGGAGCGTGTGCGCGAGAAGCTCCAATTCGTCGATCTCGACGCCGATCGCGTCATGGACCAGATGCCCGCCGAGCTCTCGGGCGGAATGAAGAAGCGCGTCGGCATCGCCCGCGGGATGGCGAACAATCCGAAGATCATGCTGTACGACGAGCCCACCTCCGGTCTCGATCCGCTCACGACGGGCACGATCACGCGCCTGATCAAGAAGCTGCAGAAAGAATTGAACGTCACGAGCATCGTCGTGACG from Gemmatimonadaceae bacterium includes these protein-coding regions:
- a CDS encoding ABC transporter permease, yielding LGSMRVTEQIDALNTLGTDPIKKLVTPRVLAALIMLPILTIINDLIGIIGGNIIAKFIVDIPSSLYWRTVWEQIASDGFLLRYIPNDFVQGLSKPLVFGGIISITACYFGLGTTGGTEGVGQSTTRTVVTSSILILIVDYFLTQLLLSVLATS
- a CDS encoding ATP-binding cassette domain-containing protein, whose product is MNDRDESRGSTEVDDAPAAPERRETDRKSQAVRRAIRSELESDADAGGQREERTVALESVVEVSHVYLSFDVPILEDVSFTAHEGETVAIVGESGTGKSTILKLLLRLLVPDRGMVCIDDEDITDLSFEDALKVRQKMGMVFQGAALFDSMTVFENVAYPLREHTKMSEDEIEERVREKLQFVDLDADRVMDQMPAELSGGMKKRVGIARGMANNPKIMLYDEPTSGLDPLTTGTITRLIKKLQKELNVTSIVVTHDMRSVSRMATKVALLHDRHIAFFGDPEEMVASEDPYIREFLGG